The Vidua macroura isolate BioBank_ID:100142 chromosome 11, ASM2450914v1, whole genome shotgun sequence genome includes a region encoding these proteins:
- the CEP89 gene encoding centrosomal protein of 89 kDa isoform X5 → MAFLFRRGQRGPFKHIAHGLVPAATIAPKPAVPRTPPPRSPNPSPERPRSALAAAILATTLTGRTVAIPQPRQRSLSETDSTFLEQECLEPYAAVTELRIGSNWKLDGCDRSPLQSLEITGSYGEEEDMDTYLSDADKEAESSCKSNEKEEGSFSTNAIYAVPCKTKKEEFPPSPIPNADKEVSSLETECQVVVDKSSVQIEGDQNLGLNLKEEKLVAEKLIHDKPPPSPDVSVRARQVWENISKEKFRELQQENWSLNRTYQALLQQYKGTKQCMEEQQLKLKTLEEENKRLKEAAENSPRGEEAAELLSLRQQAQELVDENDALKMVVHRLNVELSRYQTKFRSLSQEENAKLKSLPMKGPRPPWLVDMKYLSPLLLAYEDRIREKEEFILEHEEDMKNFKARVEELVKENEDLHEQLNNFVTPTEWQLLQTQAKLVLEENGVLMEQLKIQQAKAKDSHRQHVQEALKLAKQIVVLEEKKKSKEEEITEYQKQLEALCSTCEELKAKMDSRITAEEYLAVVDDLKSCLQQEQKKCCGLEAVMGRVASLQTENKKLLLEKNNFMADKKILETEMQRTEKTNRRLKKKISLLQLQLEEAMEKEVTAYHYLANLIGLVEKTAKERDHLVFLARCLENENHGVLKKIVEGSLRLGRLEEKVKAASLLQFEVHYH, encoded by the exons AAACATATAGCTCATGGCCTGGTCCCTGCTGCTACCATAGCTCCTAAACCTGCAGTTCCCCGCACCCCTCCCCCTCGTAGTCCAAACCCTTCTCCAGAAAGACCCAG gTCTGCTCTAGCAGCAGCAATCCTTGCAACAACACTAACAGGGCGCACTGTTGCTATTCCTCAGCCTCGGCAGAGATCCCTTTCTGAAACAGATTCCACCTTCTTGGAGCAAGAATGTTTGGAACCATATGCAGCAGTCACAGAGCTCAGAATAGG CTCTAACTGGAAACTTGATGGTTGTGACAGGTCTCCTCTGCAGTCCCTGGAAATAACAGGCAGTTATGGTGAAGAAGAGGACATGGATACATATCTTTCAGATGCTGATAAAGAGGCAGAGTCCAGCTGTAAGAGTaatgagaaagaggaaggaagctTTAGCACCAATGCTATTTATGCTGTTCCCTGCAAAACTAAAAAG GAGGAGTTTCCACCATCTCCTATCCCTAATGCTGACAAGGAAGTTTCTTCCCTTGAAACTGAGTGTCAGGTGGTGGTGGATAAGTCAAGTGTGCAAATAGAAG GAGACCAAAATCTGGGCTTGAATTTAAAG GAGGAAAAATTAGTAGCTGAAAAACTGATACATGACAAACCTCCACCATCCCCAG ATGTGTCTGTTCGGGCAAGGCAAGTATGGGAAAATATAAGCAAAGAAAAGTTCAGAGAACTACAACAAGAAAACTGGTCTCTGAACAGGACATAccaagctctgctccagcaatATAAGGGAACAAAGCAGTGCATGGAAGAACAGCAATTAAAGCTGAAGAcactggaagaagaaaacaaaagacttAAAGAAGCTGCAGAGAACTCACCTAGAGGAG AGGAGGCAGCAGAATTACTTTCTCTCAGACAACAAGCACAGGAACTGGTAGATGAAAATGATGCTTTGAAAATGGTGGTCCATCGTTTAAATGTAGAATTAAGTCGCTATCAAACTAAATTCAGGTCGTTATCCCAAGAAGAG AATGCAAAGCTGAAAAGCTTACCCATGAAAGGACCACGACCACCATGGCTG gtgGACATGAAGTATTTGTCACCTCTTCTCTTGGCATATGAAGATAGaataagagaaaaggaagaatttattcTTGAACATGAG GAGGATATGAAGAATTTTAAAGCACGAGTTGAAGAGTTGGTGAAGGAGAATGAAGATTTGCATGAACAATTAAATAACTTTGTTACCCCTACAGAATGGCAA ctgctgcaaacTCAGGCCAAGCTGGTCTTGGAAGAAAATGGAGTGTTGATGGAGCAACTCAAAATTCaacaagcaaaagcaaaagataGTCACAGACAGCATGTTCAAGAAG CTCTAAAGTTGGCCAAACAAATAGTAGTcttagaagagaagaaaaagagtaaagaggaagaaataacaGAGTACCAGAAGCAGCTAGAAGCTTTGTGTTCTACATGTGAAGAGCTGAAAGCCAAAATGGACAGCAGAATAACAGCAGAGGAGTACTTGGCTGTGGTGGATGATTTAAAAAG CTGTTtacagcaggagcagaagaagTGCTGTGGGTTGGAAGCTGTAATGGGAAGGGTAGCATCACTGcaaactgaaaacaagaaactgctcttagagaaaaataacttcatGGCTGACAAGAAGATCCTGGAAACTGAGATGCAGAGGACTGAAAAGACAAACAG AcgattaaagaagaaaataagtctTTTGCAActgcagctggaggaagcaATGGAAAAAGAAGTCACAGCCTATCACTATCTAGCAAACCTTATTGGGCTGGTGGAGAAGACAGCTAAGGAACGTGATCATCTGGTATTTTTG GCCAGATGTTTGGAAAATGAGAATCATGGTGTTCTCAAGAAAATTGTAGAAGGCAGTCTGCGCTTAGGAAGATTGGAAGAAAAAGTTAAG GCTGCATCACTCCTTCAATTTGAAGTCCATTACCATTAG